The stretch of DNA CCGGTTGCGTGGCCGACACTGTCACGAGAGCACGGCTCATGACGCTCGCCCCGAGCCGCCCACCAGTCCCGCGAACGAGCAGTTGTTGTTGCCTCGGGCCGGCGGAAGCAACAACAACTGCTCGTTCGCGAGGGGTCGAGGTCCGGAATAAGCCATCGGCGGGTTCGCCAACGGGTCAGTACTGCCAGGGATACGGGCCCCAGTCGGGATCCCGTTTTTCAAGGAAGGAGTCGCGACCTTCGACGGCCTCGTCGGTGCCGTAGGCCAACCGGGTCGCCTCACCGGCGAACACTTGCTGGCCGACCAGCCCGTCGTCGACCGCGTTGAACGCAAACTTGAGCATACGGATGGCCGTGGGCGACTTGGTCAGGATGTCGTAGGCCCACTCGAGGGCCTTCTCTTCCAGCTGGGCATGTGGCACAACCGCATTCACTGCACCCATCTCATAGGCGCGCTGCGCCGAGTACTCACGAGCGAGGAAAAACACCTCACGGGCGAACTTCTGCCCGATCTGACGCGCGAAGTATGCGCTGCCGTAGCCTGCGTCGAATGAGCCAACGTCGGCATCCGTCTGCTTGAATTTTGCGTGTTCGGCGCTGGCGATGCTGAGGTCGCAGACCACGTGGAGCGAATGGCCGCCTCCGGCTGCCCAGCCGGGAATCACGGCGATCACGACCTTGGGCATGAACCGAATCAGGCGTTGAACCTCCAGAATATGCAGGCGGCCCAAGGCCGTCGGTGCCGGAGCCCCGTGAGCATCGTCGCCCTCATATTTGTACCCGTCACGGCCCCGGATGCGCTGGTCACCGCCCGAGCAGAACGCCCAGCCGCCATCTTTCGGACTCGGCCCGTTTCCGGTCAGCAGAACCACCCCGATGCGCGGGTTAGTTCGAGCATGTTCGAGCGCCGCATGCAGTTCGTCGACCGTGCGCGGGCGAAAAGCGTTGCGCACCTCCGGCCGGTTGAAGGCGATGCGTGCCACCCGCCCCGAGAGGTCGTGATGGTACGTGACATCGGTGAGGGCGTCGAAGCCTGCAACGTTCTGCCAGCTGGTCGGGTCAAAGAGCTCAGAAACCTGTTCGGTCATTCCGCCAGCCTACGCGTCTCCCCCCGCGTCGTTCGCGGCTATGAACCGCTCGCGCGCTCAATCGACGATATAACGCACCCTTTTGGGGGCCGCGTCAAGCCCCTTGCCGCACTAACGAGGCGGGACTGTACTTAGTATCCGGTCAATTTCGGGAGGCAGCCTTGCGCGATATCGTGAAGTCGGATCAGCATTCGGGGACAACCGTTGATATTCCCAACGCGCACTCCCCACGCCGCACCTTGGCCTCGTCAGTGACAACGACCACGGTGCCGGCGTCGCCCGCGGCGACGCGCGCCGCCTACCCCGCCAGTTCGCATTACTCCCGAGCGTCAACCGACGCTTTTGGCGACTATCTGCGTCTGATTGGCAAGGGGCATCTGTTGAACGCCGAGGAAGAGGTCGACCTGGCCCGGCGCATCGAAGTGGGCCTCTTCGCCGATGAACGGCTGAGTAAAGGTGAGGCGACCCCCGAAGAAGCGAGGGAGCTCGCCACACTCGCCCATGACGGGCACCGAGCAAAGAATGACTTCATCGAGTCCAATCTGCGGCTCGTGGTGAGCATCGCGAAACACTATTCGGGCCGCGGCGTACCGATCATGGATCTGGTGCAAGACGGAAACATCGGCCTGGTGCGCGCCGTCGAGAAATACGACTTCATGACCGGCTACAAGTTCTCGACGTATGCCACGTGGTGGATCCGCCAGGCCATCCACCGCGGCATGGCAGACAAGTCGCGCATGATCCGCATCCCGGTGCACACGGCCGAAAAGCTTAACAAGATCAAACGCATCCGTCGCGACCTCACCGGCTCACTCGACCGGGAACCCACCGAACGCGAGATTGCCGACGTGGCTCAGATGTCGGCCAGCGACGTTGCCCGCCTGCTGCTCTACGACAACGAGCCGATCTCACTGCATTCGCCGGTTGGCGACGGCGTCGGCGACATCGCCGAGTTGATCATTGATGATGACCTGCCCCAACCCGATGAATACGCCACAATCACCCTGCGGGCAGCCGACATCTTGTTCTACCTTGAGGCGCTTCCGCCCCGCGAGCGATCGATCCTGCGCGCCAGGTTCGGACTTGACGGCGACGAACCCCACACGCTCGACCAAATCGCACTCGTCGAGGGCGTCACCCGCGAACGAGTACGTCAGATCGAAAAGCGCGCCTTGGCCATGCTTCACGTTCCACGCCTGGAGCGCTACCTTCGCGACTAATGAAACTATGTCACATTATGAACACGGTCACCCCTCTGTACCCCGCGCAGCTCTTCCCAGGCATCCGCTCAACGGCGTATGGTCTCAGCTACCCGACTGTCTGGAGTGGCGCTGTGGGAAAACTGACCTATAACTCGATGCTGACGGCAGACTTTGACGACCGCGTGTTAGCCCATATTCAGGTCGTCATCGGAGCCAAGCTCCGGCGCGGGGAAGCGTTCTATTTCAGCTGGCGTGACGATCCCAAGTCCGGCGACGGGCGAAGCGCGATTTGGATTCACCCCGGCATCGCGCTGACGTTCAAATATTTCGGCGGTCGCGCGCCCTCACTGAACCGGGGCTGGATCGACGCTCTGATGACGACCGCTAATTCATCGGCCGGCCTGCAGATCGTTCCGGAGCCACCCAACCTCACCAATGATCCCAAGGGATGAGGAATGACATGAACAGGGTCGACATCGTCTACGGCGGCAGCGAATACTCCCTCGGCGGCCGAACTGCGGAATCGATTCAGCAGGAGATCACCGCCGCCATGTCGGCGCACACCCCCTACTGGTTGCCGGTCAATCGTGGTGGTGGACGGTTCGAGGGCGCCTTTCTCTTGATCAGCACCGGCATTCCGATTGCCGTCGTCAGCACGCGCGTAAGTTCCGACGTCGACGACGACGCGGCCGACGACGATGCCGTCTTCATCGACTCCGACTGACCGACGTCGCCTGATCGGCCGCCGTTTGCTCGGCCGCCGTTTGCTCGGCCGCCGTTTGCTCGACCTCCGACCGATCGGGCGGCTGGGTGCCAGACTGGACGCATGCTGCCGCACCTCGATGAACTGTTGGGCACCGCACGCGTGGTGTCGTTGCCACTGGTAACCCGCTTCCGTGGAATTGATTCGCGTGAAGCACTGCTTCTGCGTGGCCCGGAAGGCTGGAGCGAGTTCTCGCCGTTCGTGGAATACGACGACGCTGAGGCCGCCACCTGGCTGTGGGCTGCACTCGAATTCGGCTGGTCCCCGACGCCGCCGACCGTGCGTGAGCGCATCCCGGTCAACGCCACTGTGCCGGCTGTCACGCCCGACGCCGTCGCCAGCGTGCTGGCCCGCTTCCCCGGCTGCCGCACCGCCAAGGTCAAGGTGGCCGGTCCCGGCGACACGCTGGCGGATGACGTGGCACGCGTGCGGGCCGTACGCGCAGCCCTCGGGCCAGCCGGCCGGGTGCGCGTCGATGCCAATGGGCTCTGGAACCTCGACGAGGCCGAACATGCCATCCACGCCCTGGCCGAGTTCGATCTCGAGTATGTCGAGCAGCCCTGCATGAGCATCGACGAACTCGCCGAGATTCGGCGCCGCACCCACTACCTCGGAGTGCCGATTGCCGCCGACGAGAGTGTGCGCCGCAGCGACGACCCGCTGGCCGTCGCCCGGGCCGGCGCCGCCGACATCCTGGTGCTGAAAGCGCAACCGCAGGGCGGCATCCGTGCGGCGCTGTCGGTCAGCGCGCAGACCGGGCTGCCCGTCGTTGTCTCGAGCGCCCTCGACACGTCGGTTGGCATTGCGATGGGCGCCTATCTCGCGGCCGCGCTGCCGGAGCTGGAGTTTGATTGCGGGCTCGGCACGGCGTCTCTGCTCGCAGCGGATGTCACATCCGAGCCGCTTCGACCAGCCGGTGGATCGATCCCGGTGCGCCGCGTGGAGCCGGATGCCGCGTTGCTCGACCGGTATGCGGCCTCACCACAGCGCCGCGACTGGTGGCTGGAGCGCCTGGCGCGCGTCTATGAGGTCGTCGCCGACTGACCCACGGATGCCCGCTGGTCGAGCCTGTCGAGACCCCGCAAGCCGTACTCGAGACTCAGCACGAGATCTCGACACGCTCGATCAACGAGTGGGACGCTCGACCAACGGGTGACCCACGGATGCCCGCTGGTCGAGCCTGTCGAGACCCCGCAAGCCGTACTCGAGACTCAGCACGAGATCTCGACACGCTCGATCAACGGGTGGGACGCTCGATCAACGAGTGGGACGCTCGATCAACGAGTGGGACGCTCGATCAACGAGTGGGACGCTCGACCAACGGGTGACCCACGGATGCCCGCTGGTCGAGCCTGTCGAGACCCCGCAAGCCGCCGTCTAAAGACCCGAGTACGCGTGCAAGCCCTTAAAGAACACGTTCACGATGCCGAAGTTGAACATCACGGCCGAGAAGCCGATAATGGCCAGCCAGGCGGAGCGTGAACCACGCCATCCGCGGGTCGCTCGAGCGTGAATGTACCCGGCATAGATGACCCAGATGATGAAGGTCCAGACTTCCTTGGTGTCCCAGCCCCAGTACCGGCCCCAGGCGGCTTCCGCCCAGACCGAACCGGCCATCAGGGTGAAGGTCCACAGAATGAAGCCGATGATGTTGATGCGGTAGGCCAGGTTCTCGAGCGTAACTGCCGACGGCAGCGTGGCGAGGAACTTGAGCCGCATCGCCTTGCCCTCAGCTAAGAGACCCTCACGGCGGAACTGCAGCAACTGCACCGCCGACAGCGCGAAGCCGAGCGCGAAGAAGCCCGTGCCGAGTGTGGCGACGAACACGTGGATGACCAGCCAGAACGACTGCAATGCCGGTGGCAGCGGCGCGACCTCAACGTAGAAGTTCAGTGCGGCGACCCCGAGAAGCACCAACACGAGTCCGGTGACGAACGTTCCGAGGAACCGAAGGTCGACCCGGGTGATCACGATGAGGAACACCGTCATGATCACGAGCGTGCCCGTCATCGCGAACTCGTACATGTTCGCCCACGGCACCCGTCCGGCGGCGATTCCACGCAACACGTCGGCCACCAGGTGCAATACCCAGGCCAAAACGGTGAGCGAGACGCCGATGCGCAGGCTCTTCGACCGGCCGTACGGCGTCGCCGCGTCGTTCGACATGCGGGCGCTGAGCTTGGTGAGCGTCGCTGTGCCGCCCGCCGACCCTTGAGCGGATGCCCTGGCATCCGCCGTCGAGGCTGCGGCTACTTCGGCTGCACCCACCGCGGACGAGCGCCGTGCCAGGTCGACCGCGAAGGCGATGAAGGCCAACGCGTACACGGCCATGGCCGAGTAGAGACTGAGAATTGAGAGATCGTTGAGATTCACGGTTGTAAGCCTAAGTCTGATTGGGGTTGGGGGCGAGGTCTTCTGTGACGGGAAGCTGAGCTGCGTGCTTATCGGCGATGCTCGAAACCGCGCTCTCCAACGTCGGATCCTCGCCGCGGGCCAGTCCGGCGTACTCGAGGCGCACCGATCCGTCATCGTTCGTGATCGCCTTGACCCACACCCGACGACGCGGCACGAAGAGCGAGGTCAACAGGCCGAGCAACACGAGCACGGCGAAGAGCAGCACCCAACCCTGGGTCGGGTCACGGTGAATGTCGAATGACGCAAACCGCAGCACGGTGCCGGAGAAGTCGCCCACGGCGGCATCCGGGCTCTGATTGTCGAACGTGACCGAACCCAAACCGTTCGGCAGCTCCTGCGACTCGCCCGGCTTCAGCTCGATCGAGTCGACGCCCGTCTTACCGCCGGTGAGCTGCGTGAGCTTGTCGGTGTCGAGGGCGTAGACGGATGTCGGCACGCCGTCGTTGATACCGAGGTCGCCCTTGTACACGTTGAGGGTGAGCATCGGGTATTGAAGGTCGGGGAAGGACGAGTAGTACGCGCCGGAGGCCGTCGTATCCTGCGTCGGGTAGAAGAAACCGATCATGCCAAGCTGCTCGGCCAGCCCGTCGGGAACCTTGACCACACCCACCGATGTGAGGTTGGCATCCTGCGGAAGGAACGGGATCGAGTCGGTGAAGACGACGGCGCCAGCGGGATCCTTCACGGTGATCGTTGGCGCGTAGCCGTTGCCGAGCAGGTAGATGTCGGTGCCGCCCGTGCGCAAGGGGTGATTGACCTTGACTTCGCCCGGTCGAGGCTCCTGCCCACGGTCGGTGACCGAGACATTCGCGGTGAAGTCGAGCGGCATACCGAACGACTTCGTGTCGACCTTCTGTTCGTACTTCACCTGGAAGTCGTCAAGCGTGAGCTTGAACGGCTCGAGGCTGGTGTCGTCGAAGAACCGCCCCGGGTTGAACGAGTCGAAGGAACTCACGGTGTTCACGAAGGTTTGACCCTCGACGAGCACGCGCTGCCCGCTGAAGCCGAACCCGCTGCCGAAGCCGACGGTAATCAGGATGCCGACGAGAGCCGAGTGGAAGACCAGGTTGCCGGTCTCCCGCAGGTAGCCGCGTTCGGCCGACACCGACTTCTCGCCGACACTCTCGAATCGGGCGACGCGGTAACCGCTGGATTTCAGGAGCGCGCTGGCGGAGTCGATGGCGGCCGAGGCATCCGTTCCCACCGGTGCCCGACGCGTGGTGAAGCCGGCCAAACGATTCAGCCGCACCGGAGTCTTCGGCGGCTTGGCCCGCAGCGCCAGCAGATGGTGCTTCGTGCGCGGGATGACACAGCCGATCAGCGAGATGAACAGCAGCAGGTAGATAGCCGAGAACCAGGCGGACGAATAGACGTCGAATGCCTGAATCTTGTCGAGTGCCGGTGCCAGGTCGGGGTTGTCGCGAAAGTACTGCGTCACGCCGTTCGGGTCGGAACTCCGCTGCGGCACGAGCGAGCCGGGCACGGCCGCAATTGCGAGCAGGAGCAGCAGGAACAGTGCCGTGCGCATGCTTGTCAGCTGGCGCCAGAACCAGCGCAGCCAGCCCACGAAGCCGAGTTTGGGCTGAGTGATGTTGTCGCCGACGTCAGCCGGCTTCGAATCGAAATGGTCAGATGGCCGGGACATAGCCGCCAATCACCCCTTGCAGGTCGAGGAGCCAGGCATTCCACACGCCGCTCACCATGAGCACACCAATGACAATGAGAAAAATACCGCCGACGAGGTTAACCGCGCGAATATGCCGCTTCAGGAATGCGACCGCTCCGGTCATCCAACCGAGGCCGAGCGCAATCAAGAGGAATGGAATGCCGAGGCCGAGCGCGTAGAACAGGGCGAGCAGTCCGCCCTGCCAGGGCGAACCACTGGTCAGGCTGAGCGAGTTGATGGCGGTGAGCGTCGGGCCTGTGCATGGCGTCCAACCGATGGCGAAAACCGCGCCGAGAACCGGTGCACCGGCCAGGCCCATCTTCGGCCGCCAGGTCGATTTCATGGTGCGCTGGGCGAAGCCGAACTGGCCTACAAAGACGAGGCCCATCAGAATCACGACGGCCCCGGCGATGCGAGTGATCAACTCGCGGTACTGATTGAGCCAGAATCCTGCGAAGCCGAAGACCACGCCGGTGAG from Leifsonia psychrotolerans encodes:
- a CDS encoding 1,4-dihydroxy-2-naphthoyl-CoA synthase; the protein is MTEQVSELFDPTSWQNVAGFDALTDVTYHHDLSGRVARIAFNRPEVRNAFRPRTVDELHAALEHARTNPRIGVVLLTGNGPSPKDGGWAFCSGGDQRIRGRDGYKYEGDDAHGAPAPTALGRLHILEVQRLIRFMPKVVIAVIPGWAAGGGHSLHVVCDLSIASAEHAKFKQTDADVGSFDAGYGSAYFARQIGQKFAREVFFLAREYSAQRAYEMGAVNAVVPHAQLEEKALEWAYDILTKSPTAIRMLKFAFNAVDDGLVGQQVFAGEATRLAYGTDEAVEGRDSFLEKRDPDWGPYPWQY
- a CDS encoding sigma-70 family RNA polymerase sigma factor; amino-acid sequence: MTTTTVPASPAATRAAYPASSHYSRASTDAFGDYLRLIGKGHLLNAEEEVDLARRIEVGLFADERLSKGEATPEEARELATLAHDGHRAKNDFIESNLRLVVSIAKHYSGRGVPIMDLVQDGNIGLVRAVEKYDFMTGYKFSTYATWWIRQAIHRGMADKSRMIRIPVHTAEKLNKIKRIRRDLTGSLDREPTEREIADVAQMSASDVARLLLYDNEPISLHSPVGDGVGDIAELIIDDDLPQPDEYATITLRAADILFYLEALPPRERSILRARFGLDGDEPHTLDQIALVEGVTRERVRQIEKRALAMLHVPRLERYLRD
- a CDS encoding ATP-dependent DNA ligase produces the protein MNTVTPLYPAQLFPGIRSTAYGLSYPTVWSGAVGKLTYNSMLTADFDDRVLAHIQVVIGAKLRRGEAFYFSWRDDPKSGDGRSAIWIHPGIALTFKYFGGRAPSLNRGWIDALMTTANSSAGLQIVPEPPNLTNDPKG
- a CDS encoding o-succinylbenzoate synthase → MLPHLDELLGTARVVSLPLVTRFRGIDSREALLLRGPEGWSEFSPFVEYDDAEAATWLWAALEFGWSPTPPTVRERIPVNATVPAVTPDAVASVLARFPGCRTAKVKVAGPGDTLADDVARVRAVRAALGPAGRVRVDANGLWNLDEAEHAIHALAEFDLEYVEQPCMSIDELAEIRRRTHYLGVPIAADESVRRSDDPLAVARAGAADILVLKAQPQGGIRAALSVSAQTGLPVVVSSALDTSVGIAMGAYLAAALPELEFDCGLGTASLLAADVTSEPLRPAGGSIPVRRVEPDAALLDRYAASPQRRDWWLERLARVYEVVAD
- the ccsB gene encoding c-type cytochrome biogenesis protein CcsB — its product is MAVYALAFIAFAVDLARRSSAVGAAEVAAASTADARASAQGSAGGTATLTKLSARMSNDAATPYGRSKSLRIGVSLTVLAWVLHLVADVLRGIAAGRVPWANMYEFAMTGTLVIMTVFLIVITRVDLRFLGTFVTGLVLVLLGVAALNFYVEVAPLPPALQSFWLVIHVFVATLGTGFFALGFALSAVQLLQFRREGLLAEGKAMRLKFLATLPSAVTLENLAYRINIIGFILWTFTLMAGSVWAEAAWGRYWGWDTKEVWTFIIWVIYAGYIHARATRGWRGSRSAWLAIIGFSAVMFNFGIVNVFFKGLHAYSGL
- the resB gene encoding cytochrome c biogenesis protein ResB — protein: MSRPSDHFDSKPADVGDNITQPKLGFVGWLRWFWRQLTSMRTALFLLLLLAIAAVPGSLVPQRSSDPNGVTQYFRDNPDLAPALDKIQAFDVYSSAWFSAIYLLLFISLIGCVIPRTKHHLLALRAKPPKTPVRLNRLAGFTTRRAPVGTDASAAIDSASALLKSSGYRVARFESVGEKSVSAERGYLRETGNLVFHSALVGILITVGFGSGFGFSGQRVLVEGQTFVNTVSSFDSFNPGRFFDDTSLEPFKLTLDDFQVKYEQKVDTKSFGMPLDFTANVSVTDRGQEPRPGEVKVNHPLRTGGTDIYLLGNGYAPTITVKDPAGAVVFTDSIPFLPQDANLTSVGVVKVPDGLAEQLGMIGFFYPTQDTTASGAYYSSFPDLQYPMLTLNVYKGDLGINDGVPTSVYALDTDKLTQLTGGKTGVDSIELKPGESQELPNGLGSVTFDNQSPDAAVGDFSGTVLRFASFDIHRDPTQGWVLLFAVLVLLGLLTSLFVPRRRVWVKAITNDDGSVRLEYAGLARGEDPTLESAVSSIADKHAAQLPVTEDLAPNPNQT
- a CDS encoding cytochrome c biogenesis protein CcdA; the encoded protein is MGNPFGEIVFSGQLYLAIPVAILAGLVSFASPCILPLVPGYLAYIGGFTDGSSRAKPGDRTGQRRLLLGVALFIAGFALVFVLTGVVFGFAGFWLNQYRELITRIAGAVVILMGLVFVGQFGFAQRTMKSTWRPKMGLAGAPVLGAVFAIGWTPCTGPTLTAINSLSLTSGSPWQGGLLALFYALGLGIPFLLIALGLGWMTGAVAFLKRHIRAVNLVGGIFLIVIGVLMVSGVWNAWLLDLQGVIGGYVPAI